The DNA segment AAGAATGCGTCCGAGGCGGCCACCGCGCCTTGGAGCGAGCTGCGCGCTTTGGAGACGGCGAGCCGACAGGAGTCGACCCGGCTCATCTGACCCGCACCCACGCCGAGCAGAACGTTCTCTCCCGCCAGGACGATCGCGTTCGATTTGACGTGCTTGGCGACGATCCAGGCAAACTCGAGTGCGCGGCGCTCGATCTCCGTCGGTTCCCGCTGGGTGACGATCTCGAGCGCGAACTCCTCCTCTTCGCGATCCCAATCCTGGACGAGAACACCGCCGACCACACGGAAGAAATTCGAGCCGGCCCAGGCGGAAGCGACGTCATCGACTTGCAACAGCCTCAGGTTCTTCCGTCCTTTGAGCACTTCGAGTGCGTCTCCGTCGAATCCCGAAGCGATCACCGCTTCGAGAAACGTCGCCGAGAGCTCATCGGCGGTCGCCGCGTCCACGCGACGGTTCAGCGCGACGATACCGCCGAATGCCGAGGTGGGATCCGCCTCCCGTGCCCGGACATAGGCTTCGGCCAGAGTGTCGGCGACCGCGGCCCCGCAAGGGTTCGTGTGCTTGATGACGCAAGCGGCGGCTCGCTCACGCGGAAGCTCCCTCACGAGGCGGAACGCCGCGTCGAGATCCAAGATGTTGTTGTACGAAAGCTCTTTTCCGTGGAGCTGCTGCGCCCCGCCCATCCCGATGGGAGCGTCCCGATAGAAAGCCGCCGCTTGATGCGGGTTTTCGCCGTACCGCAACAGTTGTACCCGTTCGAACGTGAGGGTGAGTCTCGAAGGAAAGGACGCATCCTCGTAGGCATCGAGGGCGATCGAATCCCCTTCGGCACGAAGACGCTCCACGTAAGATGAAATCGCCGCCTCGTAACGCGCGCTCGATCGGAACGCCTTCGCCGCGAGATAGACGCGCGTCGCCATGTCCACGCCCTCATCGAGCTGTTCGAGCACGGTGGGATAGTCCTTCGGGTCGGTAACGGCGAGAACATATCGGAAATTTTTGGCCGCGGCTCTCAACATGGAGGGCCCGCCGACATCGATGTTCTCGATGACCTCCTCCAGCCCGCATCCCTCGGCGACCTTCTTCT comes from the Vicinamibacteria bacterium genome and includes:
- the purH gene encoding bifunctional phosphoribosylaminoimidazolecarboxamide formyltransferase/IMP cyclohydrolase, with amino-acid sequence MTSTKSALLSVANKDGLPEFARGLAERGYRIVSSGGTALALEREGIDVVRVSEVTGFPEILDGRVKTLDPRIHGGILARRDLDTDMAELNRHGIGLVDIVTVNFYPFEKKVAEGCGLEEVIENIDVGGPSMLRAAAKNFRYVLAVTDPKDYPTVLEQLDEGVDMATRVYLAAKAFRSSARYEAAISSYVERLRAEGDSIALDAYEDASFPSRLTLTFERVQLLRYGENPHQAAAFYRDAPIGMGGAQQLHGKELSYNNILDLDAAFRLVRELPRERAAACVIKHTNPCGAAVADTLAEAYVRAREADPTSAFGGIVALNRRVDAATADELSATFLEAVIASGFDGDALEVLKGRKNLRLLQVDDVASAWAGSNFFRVVGGVLVQDWDREEEEFALEIVTQREPTEIERRALEFAWIVAKHVKSNAIVLAGENVLLGVGAGQMSRVDSCRLAVSKARSSLQGAVAASDAFFPFPDGVEVLADAGVRAVVQPGGSVRDEDVIRVANERGLAMGFTGRRHFRH